From one Lotus japonicus ecotype B-129 chromosome 3, LjGifu_v1.2 genomic stretch:
- the LOC130742955 gene encoding dirigent protein 23-like, whose translation MSPPIKSLFLSFLLISTIVHEVKSQLPPPQPNQTTIVLYLQDVAKGPSATVTPVIGIKDKDWSYNTFGTIFVVDDPVTFGSSPNSALIGRAQGTLTVSSLDGANVNVVLSILFTNSQYSGSTIEIQGVSRQHESSRELSVVSGTGKFRYARGFAVLETLFYDAPTGRSTIRLTITTNVQS comes from the coding sequence ATGTCACCACCAATCAAATCCTTGTTTCTCTCATTCCTTCTGATATCCACCATAGTTCATGAAGTTAAATCTCAACTTCCACCACCCCAGCCTAATCAAACAACCATAGTCTTATACCTGCAAGATGTGGCAAAGGGGCCTAGTGCAACAGTGACCCCAGTAATTGGCATCAAGGATAAAGATTGGTCCTACAACACATTTGGAACTATATTTGTAGTTGATGACCCTGTCACATTTGGTTCTAGTCCTAACTCTGCTTTAATTGGCAGAGCACAAGGCACACTCACAGTGTCTTCATTGGATGGTGCTAATGTGAATGTAGTGCTGTCAATTCTGTTCACCAATTCACAGTACAGTGGCAGCACCATTGAGATTCAAGGTGTTAGCCGTCAACATGAGAGTAGCAGAGAGCTCTCTGTTGTGTCTGGGACAGGGAAATTTCGGTATGCAAGGGGGTTTGCAGTGTTGGAGACTCTGTTTTATGATGCTCCAACTGGTCGTTCTACCATTCGATTGACTATAACAACAAATGTACAATCTTAA
- the LOC130742956 gene encoding dirigent protein 21-like encodes MSPPIKFLFLSLLLTSTIVHEVNSQLPPPQPNQTTLVLYLQDVATGPNATVTPVIGIRGKEWSYNSFGTIFVVDDPVTISSSPLSTSVGRAQGTLTVASLDGANVNVMLSIVFTNLQYSGSSIEIQGVSRQRENYRELSVVSGTGKFRYARGFAVLETLSYDASTARSIIRLTITYAQS; translated from the coding sequence atGTCACCACCAATCAAGTTCTTGTTTCTCTCATTGCTTTTGACATCCACCATTGTTCATGAAGTGAATTCCCAACTCCCACCACCCCAGCCTAACCAAACAACCTTAGTGCTGTACCTGCAAGATGTGGCAACAGGGCCTAATGCAACAGTGACCCCAGTGATTGGCATTAGGGGAAAAGAATGGTCCTACAACTCATTTGGAACCATATTTGTAGTTGATGACCCTGTCACCATTAGTTCTAGTCCCCTCTCTACTTCAGTTGGCAGAGCACAAGGCACGCTCACGGTTGCTTCACTGGATGGTGCAAATGTGAATGTGATGCTGTCAATTGTGTTCACCAATTTGCAGTACAGTGGTAGCAGTATTGAGATTCAAGGTGTTAGCCGCCAGCGTGAGAATTACAGAGAGCTCTCTGTTGTTTCTGGGACAGGGAAGTTTCGCTATGCAAGGGGATTTGCTGTGTTAGAGACTCTGTCTTATGATGCTTCTACTGCTCGCTCTATCATTCGCTTGACTATAACATATGCACAATCTTAA